GACAcctccaacaggaagtcacctCCAGCTGACCACGCCTCTCTTCCAGTACGCAGGCATCAACATCGGCCCTGTGCATAAAAAGGACGTGATGAAGGCGTCCACCATGCTGGAGCACGACCTACAGTAcgtggcgccccctgctggtacGTTGACCCGTCTCCAGGCGCCGTCTGACGGCCGGTTGTCCGTCCATCCGCAGGTACGCTGTCATCCTGGCGTTTGACGTGAAGGTGGAGAGGGAGAGCCAGGAGATGGCCGACAGTCTGGGCGTCCGCATCTTCTCTGCTGAGATCATCTACCACCTGTTTGACGCCTTCACCAAGTACAGAGAGGATTACAAGAAGTCCAAACAGGAAGAGTTCAAGTAGGAAAACTCACCGACACAGATAATAGAAATACAGTTCATGTTCTAACCACAGGAGGGCAGTGTTGTCACGATTTCATCACAATGACCCAAAAAACTAGATTTCAGAACAAACTAAATCCAAAAAGCTTGAAGTAATTATCAGTTTATAATTACCtcctgttgtcatggtgattCCAGGTCTGTGTATTTGGACTCCATGTTTTTATTGACAGTACATCGATACACAGCAGGTTTGGTGGGTTGTGATCAGTTTCATCCAGACCTCAAAACCCTTTAAAGTGTCTTAAAGTCTGCAGTCTCCagtaacctttgacctttagaGCCTAATGCAGTGAGTCTGGGTTGACGCCCCCATGTTCACGGTGTTTCTGCCCAGGCACATCGCCGTGTTCCCGGTGAAGCTCCGCGTTCTTCCTCAGTTCATCTTCAACTCCAGAGATCCCATCGTGATGGGCGTGTCGGTGGAGGCGGGGCTTCTGAAGCAGGGGACGCCGCTCTGCGTGCCCAGCAAAGGGGTGAGAGGCACCGGTGTAACCGTTGGCGCTGTTTTGTTTGCGTTGTGTAACCACGGTGCTGGGCGTTGCAGTTCGTGGAGATCGGCGTGGTAACCAGCATTGAGATGAACCACAAGTCGGTGGACACGGCGAAGAAAGGCCAGGAGATCTGCGTGAAGATTGAGCCCATCCCCGGGGAGTCGCCCAAGATGTACGGCCGCCATTTTGAAGCCACTGACGTCATCGTCAGCAAGGTGAGGACACGCCCATGGGGACGAGGGGCTTATTCTTTCTGTTGCCATAACAACGGCTGCTCTGTATGGGTGCAGATCACGCGGGCGTCCATCGACGCCCTGAAGAACTGGTTCAGAGACGAGATGCAGAAATCGGACTGGCAGCTCATCATGGAGCTGAAGAAAACCTTTGAGATCATCTGAACCGGACCGGACCAACCGGAGCGGAGCCACAGAAACACCAACCAGCCAGCCAACCAATCAGACGCTTCCTGCAGTCGGAGCGGCGGCGCGGCGGAGCGGAGCGGCGTGTCTCTGTGGACAGCGGCTCCTCACTGTGTGACAGCGATAGCCTAGACTCACTCCAACGTGCCTGTTCttcagcatcatcatcatcatcttcctcttggcCCTCGCTCTTTGATGTGCTGCCGCCACTTCCTGccccaggctccgccccctttccCAGCAGCCTGGAGCTCCGGACGGAGGCGGCGAGCGGCTCAGACTCTGACACGCTGACGTCTGTTTGTCTTGGCGGCCATGTTGGAAGGCGGGGAAACAgaagattttaaactgtttttgctGCAACTGCTGATGTAATAAATTCCCATGATTCTAATAAAAGCTGCAGAACGACGATTAATTTCAgtcaaaatactttataaaaacccagaaacattttacaacCTGTGGTTAGCATATTTAATACCGTTTATATGATATTCTGTCATTTTATTGGACGACAGTAAAACCAGATGCTGGGATgagattctggttctgtttgggtcaGTTTAGTTCCTCCGGTCTGCGAGGCGTTGCTTCGATTTTCTCCTGTCGTCCaggttttagaaatatttccaattATTCATCAAACTGCTCTTTATTTCACGTCGGCCTCCATCCTGATGCATTTGGctggaaaaataatgaattgTGCAGAAAGATTAAATGTCTTTAACCTGCTTTTATTAACTCAAACAAATCAGTAGAATCTGTTTTTCCTGTCGCCTCTTTGATTTCAGTTGATTTAGTTCTCTGTATGTTCTGATTGTTAAATTAAGTTTGTCCTGTATTTGTTACAGTTCAGCTTCTGATTCCAAAACTTTAACCACAAAAACATCtacaacattttttatgctcaaatgtttttagtttaaatgtataaaacacCTTCCTCCCTCAGGTCAACAGCCGACTGGAAACAAATGGTGTTGAGTTAAAATTTATGGATCAGCAGGAAATAAATTTATAAAGTCCATATTTGGAAAACATGGAATTAAATGTAAGTACTGTGGAGAAAGTCTGACTctattttaagtgaaatttgtgttttaatgttttgtttcctttgttcCATTCAGAATATCTGACATTTGGTCTAAAATATGATTACAATTTTTAACTCttgtcttttgtgttttcctgaAGAAGCGGTTTGACATCATGTGGTggagcgccctctgctggtggCAAATGATCACGACAGGACTCCATCAGGTACTGACGCTTAGCTCATGCAGGTCCAGTTCAGAATCTTACTGGTTCCCAGTACAAACTGGTGAAGCTGAAGCAGAACTCAAGATCTTAGTTTATTATCTCAGATACTGTTTTACAAATTAATGTATCTTAAAATATCTAAGATATTCATGTTATGCAGAAAACTTAACACAGAATTTAAATAtaggaaacaaaagaaaccgacaaaaaacagatttaactaTTTTACACTggatttgaaaatacaaaactcaatattttacattgaactgaattactaaatttaacttttcaaataaacactCTGATTTTGAAGCTTGTTTCCTTTTGGTAAACACTTTATAGAAATATGACTCTAGAAGTTGCTTTATGACTAAAACGGAGTAAAATCAGTCAGATTTGggtacaaaatgaaaacaagaaaaaaactttcattttcatttcaatagTATCTATCTGCTTTAAAACCAAACGTTTTTATGATTTGGCGGGAATGAAGAGTCCGTGAAGGTCAATGTGGACCGGGACCGGGATGGAGGCCCGGCCGACCTCCTCAAACGTTTTGGCGTTCAGAATGAGCAGGAACGGAGAAACGCTTGGATCAGAGGAAACGATGGATGACAGGATGActcctgcagaaacaaaacgattagaaatggagagaaaaaattCTCCTTCGATCCGTTTTTACGATTTTCTCTCACCATCGTCTTCCTCCTCCGCGCCCGGAGAGGCGACGAACACCGGCTCTGACGGGTAGCAGTTCTCCTGATGCCACTCGATGTGCGTCTTGGTGACGATGTCGACCTTGGCGATCTGTTGGTGGGAGGTTTTCAAGCAGATGGTGAGTTTTTAGGAGGCTGAGCCGGTTATTTTCAGccgttttaatgttttctacgTGGTTCTGGTTTGTTGGTAATgcttagaaatattttctaatttataaaaTCTTACCGTTATGAGCAACATATTCAAAATacaggaacattttcatcatatACACACAAATAATTCATTCAAGTagattaatttagaaaaattggCAAAATTTGGTAAGAAGGGTCACATCGTCAGCATATCGATACATCTATaactattattaatatttttatggtGTTAATagtttttgtgtgtaatttattgtttttaataaaattcaagatgattaattgttaaaaatACAGACTATGTAGAACAGACGAGTTGAAGGTATGGGTGTACCTTGTTGGGGTGAGGTGACCACTCCAGCCTGGAGCCGTAGAAGTAGCGGTACTTCCTGGCGTTGAAGTTGTAGTTAATCCCCGGCAGCTCCATCCCTGCAGAGCAGTCAGACTCGTTAGATCCAGTGGATCTCATCGTTTCTCCTCCACATTAAAAATACCAAACCTTCAAAGATGATGTCGGGTTTGCAGTAGATGGATCCGTCGTCCTGCATCACCGCCTGCGCTGTCGTGTCCGTCAGAGTCACGAGGTTGGTTCCTTTGGGAGAATCCTGCAGGACACGCAGGATTGCATGGACGCATGGACTGGAACAGACTCGGTGGCTGTGACCTCAGCCTGGTTTTACCTTGTGGACGTTCAGCGGCAGGACGAATCTCTGGCAGACCGGCGGGGAGAACTCCTTGTTGGTCTGGATGAAGTTGTCCGTTTCCTTGGTCATGTTGTGGAGGTAGAACATGTCGTACAGGTTGCTGTCATTGTAGGCGATGATGTCGAACACGACGTGGTCGTCGTCCTCGTAGGCGTTGATGTGATGGAAAACCACCAGAGCATCGGTTCGGTAGTGAAGAGATTTAACATGTCCCGTCTTTATGTTGATGACGTGAAAGAACGTCTGAAACGGGGAAGTTACCTCAGTAAAACGTTGTGAACTAAAGAGGAAAGTGTTTTTATCAAACCTTGAGGCTACGCCGTGCTTCATTCATGCTAATCTGTTTGAGTAAACCTAACAGGAACTGGACTTACACTGTCTTTCTCATCAAATTTGAGGCAGCTCCCCCAGTTGACCCCTCTGAAGTAGGCGGTTGCCAGTTTCACTATGTCCAGTTTGAAGGGTTGCTCCACGAACACGATGTAGTTGTCCGTCATGCCGAAGCTGTGGAAGTAGCTCGGATACAGAGTGGATCGGAAAGGAACGGAGCAGATCTGCTGAACCTTTCTCAGAGCCGGTTTCTTGGGGTCTTTAtctgaaacagacagaaaaatacagaaaccaaACTTATTCACACggtattttttcatttctgatgaGCAAATGGTAATGATGGGTCTAAACGGTCATGATGCTTTGATCCCTTTAAACAATGCAACCAAAGTTCACAACTGTCTACAAGCAGTCAGTCACGTCATGCTAATTAATGTTTATGGCTCCTAGTTAAAACCTTGGATAACTCTGGTTTTTGTCCTAGTGCCAAATCATCTGAAACACGCTCTTAGATTGCGGCGTCATAAATCCATTAGCTGTATCTGACTCGGATACGAACATGTTGGCCAAGAAAAGCGATGGTTACTCTAATACCTGAGGCGTTTGCTGGCACTTTGAAGATGATGTATTTGGGCCGTCCGAGGCCGATGATGGCGGTTCCCATGTTGTAGGTGTTGCCCTCCTTGTCATAGTGAGGGTGAGCGGTTGCCAGGTTCAGAGCAATGTGGTTCCTATAGTTAGTCTGGAAACGATGCGTGTCAGTCCTGTGAGACGAGTCAAAGAGCTTTAGGGCGTATAGACTCACCCGGCCCACCGTCTCCAGGGTCAACGGGTCGACCTGGTTGATGTAGTTGACCTCAGAGGAGGCGTAGTAGTCCTGACCGTAGCGGATGATGTTGATTAGGTTGTTGTCTGTGAAATCGGGGACGATGTTGCGGAAATGTGTCATTGTCCTGGTGACGAGTTTTACAGAGGAAATATTGAGGAtagtttttggttgtaatgATGATCTAGAATTATTTAATCCAGCTTTACGAGGCTTTTAAAGTCTCGTAAAATCCTGAATGTCCTGAAAAGACTTCAGGTTTTCTGTTGTGGTCTGTTAACTCAAAAACAACCTGAAACTAATGCTGGGATCTAATGGGAGCAGTATGCCAAACTTAAGGctcgggggccaaatctggcccgctgtagctttttatgtggccctctaaactccaaattacatcaaaaaGTTGCTCcagtttttcagaaatacacaaaatcaacactttttttttctcaatttgtcaaacattgagtttaatttaaactgctgcctcagctttacTTGCTGTCAGGTTATAGTCCGTGACCGATACAGAGAGTAATAAACaattacatttaactttatacTTTAGCACAAATATCGCAAAGATTtcatacaaatatttctaaattagctccAGAAAATCTGTGACTTCGACTGCAAaatccacaaaaacaatcacaaaatcctggagggacatctgtttaatattttaacagccTGTTGGGTTTCATCAACACATTTAGATGCTCTTACTGTTTACCTGGCGAagatgttttggtgtttttaccTGGCGAAGATGTTCTTGCAGGGGTCGGGGTAAACCATGGTGCCGAACTCGGATACGACGATCCGATCGGCCTTCACGTTCCTCCTGTAGGTGTCGCTCTTCAGGTATTTGCTCCGGTACGTTACCTCCCCTGAAAACGGTGCGGAGCCAATAAAAATCAAGCTGAAACCTGGgacaaacgtccagaaaactgcaaaacagccgaaacactgattCCCTTAAACAAAGAGCTGCTTTATTTAAAGGAATAACTGGAGTAATTTAATGTGTATTGATGATGAAGGAAAGTTTGCCACTTTTGACTCGTTGCTGAAATGAGCCAGACAAATAATCACAATTGGTTGATCGATTGGTTGATTGATCGATAGGTTGGTCTCagtggcgccccctgctgaccGTTGTGGAAGGTGAAGCTGTGGATCAGCGACAGGCCATCAAACCAGTGGTTGTACTCCGATTTCCCCACTGAGAAAAGTCCGGGTCCGTTCCGCACCAGAGTGCCCTGGAGCCACGGCGGCACCGACcctggaggtcaaaggtcacacacacacaacacttTCATTAATTACCAAGATGCTGTTTTTGCTACAAACTTTTGGAGTGTTTTGATCCAGCGTTTGGTTTTAttgagaattttattttatcgtcttgataaactaaaactaatgatgaacaactgaaggaaaataaatgtttctataCTCTCCACTGTTCAAAGATAGGagcaataaatatcaataaattgtaaaatataatattaCTGCGAtataaattacacttttttgAAATAGAGATTTGATCAGTATTGATTATTGTAActattaatgaaataaaatttgtcaggtactttatatttttcatttacctACTTAGGCTTATTTAATACATTattcaaatacataaaaatgctaACAATTAAActcctatttaaaaaaaaattaaaacacatcatTGCATAAAATACAACATGAATTTCAGTTGACAGACATAAAAAGTTAttataaagatttatttctaGAATCTGAACATAGAGGCAGCGACATTAAAACTTTACAGATTTAAAACTAAGAATGTTTTTGtcctaaatatttatatttattgttcagttttggctccattaaagttctgtttttcagtaaattaacatttttatcatctGTATTCTCAACTtgaaaattaatcaattactaaaccAGTTAACAACAACTTCAACAATCTGTTGATTAAGATCAGCAGATAATTATTTATCTGATCTCAAATCAATACATAAGTTTTCATTAGTTATTAATTTGCTCTAAGTTTTCCAATAAACATTTAGCAGCCAAACTGAAcctgaaaataacttttactAACTTTTGATTCCCTCTGGCTGTAAactgaacaacaaaacaggaagtgatgtcatgCTGCTAAATCTAATCCTGTAAAGGAATTCATCTCAGATTATTGTGTTGTAATCCTTTTTCTAATCTCACTGATTGGGATTTAGATGCGTTGGTAAAAGGATTTTCAGACATTATCAATGAATATGAAGGGTGATATTAAAGctgtaatatataaaaaatgttttttgcatatttattgaaactgttGTGATAaaatgagagataatctgtcaCAGAAAATCCATCTCCTCTTGTTTCTCCCACTGCTagctagaaacaaccaatcagagccagggggcgggtcttagtgctgccaatcacTTCCTATTGGCTCTCTGATACGCTGCAGCTAGCAGATCCAGCTGTAAATggtaaggctagttagcatagccaccgatgatggcagataaacattaagttgtttctccatcatTAACACCTTTAGCAGCGTGTACCCATGATTGATTaacagtgctaagacccgcctcctggctctgattggttgttagcggtgcatttcttcagacggcaacaGCAGGAGATTAATCTACTCACTGATCCGTCTCAtattagttttaataaatatgtaaaaaatatatttaataaaagttacaaactgtaGCTTTAAATTTTATGTCAATGAATAAATCTAAAACTGTCAGAACTGACTGGAGCTGGATAAACGGCTCCAGAGCCATAAATAAACGGTTCTGTTGTTTAATACGTTCACCAAGCAGACCCAGCTTGTTGTAGAGccactgacctttgacctcagccTTCAGCGGCTCTGGGGTCTCCAGCCCGTTCCTGGCGATGATATCCTGC
This region of Xiphophorus hellerii strain 12219 chromosome 24, Xiphophorus_hellerii-4.1, whole genome shotgun sequence genomic DNA includes:
- the bco1l gene encoding beta,beta-carotene 15,15'-dioxygenase — encoded protein: MQDIIARNGLETPEPLKAEVKGSVPPWLQGTLVRNGPGLFSVGKSEYNHWFDGLSLIHSFTFHNGEVTYRSKYLKSDTYRRNVKADRIVVSEFGTMVYPDPCKNIFARTMTHFRNIVPDFTDNNLINIIRYGQDYYASSEVNYINQVDPLTLETVGRTNYRNHIALNLATAHPHYDKEGNTYNMGTAIIGLGRPKYIIFKVPANASDKDPKKPALRKVQQICSVPFRSTLYPSYFHSFGMTDNYIVFVEQPFKLDIVKLATAYFRGVNWGSCLKFDEKDSTFFHVINIKTGHVKSLHYRTDALVVFHHINAYEDDDHVVFDIIAYNDSNLYDMFYLHNMTKETDNFIQTNKEFSPPVCQRFVLPLNVHKDSPKGTNLVTLTDTTAQAVMQDDGSIYCKPDIIFEGMELPGINYNFNARKYRYFYGSRLEWSPHPNKIAKVDIVTKTHIEWHQENCYPSEPVFVASPGAEEEDDGVILSSIVSSDPSVSPFLLILNAKTFEEVGRASIPVPVHIDLHGLFIPAKS